The following are encoded in a window of Halorarum salinum genomic DNA:
- a CDS encoding winged helix-turn-helix transcriptional regulator, with translation MDLLSRRYAMQLICVVGATGPARYGDIEGTFDGVSSSTLSTRLDELVEAGILAREQYAEIPPRVEYELTETGEELGRRLKPLLRWAEETDEEELSGNR, from the coding sequence ATGGATCTTCTCAGCCGCCGCTACGCGATGCAACTCATCTGCGTGGTTGGCGCAACCGGTCCAGCGAGGTACGGCGATATCGAAGGGACGTTCGACGGAGTGAGTAGTTCGACGCTCTCGACGAGACTCGACGAGCTCGTCGAGGCCGGAATCCTCGCCCGCGAGCAGTACGCCGAGATCCCGCCGCGGGTTGAATACGAACTCACTGAAACGGGTGAAGAGCTAGGGCGACGTCTGAAACCCCTTCTCAGGTGGGCGGAAGAAACCGATGAGGAGGAACTCTCCGGGAATCGATGA
- a CDS encoding BCCT family transporter, giving the protein MNGTSEFLEESDPTVFTASLLSLLGIIVGIVVRPDVAASKLAAANAFIVTNLGWLYLWAVFLSFVFVVYVMLGPWGRIKLGGPDETPEFSFAQYLAMTFTAGLSSGGLEFWGPVEPLVHYQTPPPFFGSGAAAGTWERMANALQYAIFHYGTSAWATYLVFAVAISYFVYRKDTSFRPAVILAPFLGPDGLDGWPAKLIDTLAVVVTVSGITVSFGLGISQFLSGLAFKWGVRTGEGGRIALILLVGVVFLLSVVAGIQRGIRRFADLNVVLLIALMVVTLAFGPLSFLFNLGTQALQGYAADYVGMSLFFGPGSEATNWLGSWTLFFWPWWLTFAPMVGIFMARISRGRTLRQLVFAGLVGSFGLTVPWYVATGGSALWVQSSGAADLLGVYSDAGLEAVGFALFEQLLPYPGAFSALLLLLVVSFLITTLDSSTLSIAMMVTRDTESPSTLNRVVWGLMMVFLTVSLGFAGGLPVLQTFTVLVGLPTAIMCVIAMVGMVVELERHAPVLVGDSAESADSPESGQSTAVRERLRNRRNVEYSSDD; this is encoded by the coding sequence ATGAACGGAACATCGGAGTTCCTGGAGGAGTCCGACCCGACGGTCTTCACGGCGTCGCTGCTCTCGCTGCTGGGAATCATCGTCGGGATCGTCGTCCGGCCGGACGTCGCCGCGTCGAAGCTGGCGGCCGCGAACGCGTTCATCGTGACGAACCTCGGGTGGCTGTACCTGTGGGCGGTCTTCCTCTCGTTCGTGTTCGTCGTGTACGTCATGCTGGGGCCGTGGGGGCGAATCAAACTCGGGGGCCCGGACGAGACGCCCGAGTTCTCGTTCGCCCAGTACCTGGCGATGACGTTCACCGCGGGCCTCTCGTCGGGCGGGCTGGAGTTCTGGGGCCCGGTCGAACCGCTCGTCCACTACCAGACGCCGCCGCCGTTCTTCGGGTCCGGGGCCGCCGCCGGCACGTGGGAACGGATGGCGAACGCGCTCCAGTACGCGATCTTCCACTACGGAACCTCGGCCTGGGCGACCTACTTGGTGTTCGCCGTCGCGATCTCGTACTTCGTGTACCGGAAGGACACGTCCTTCCGACCCGCGGTGATCCTCGCGCCCTTCCTCGGCCCGGACGGGCTCGACGGATGGCCCGCGAAGCTGATCGACACGCTGGCCGTCGTCGTCACGGTGAGCGGCATCACCGTCTCGTTCGGCCTCGGGATCAGCCAGTTCCTCTCCGGGCTCGCGTTCAAGTGGGGCGTGCGGACGGGCGAGGGCGGCCGGATCGCGCTGATACTGCTGGTCGGGGTCGTCTTCCTCCTGTCGGTCGTCGCCGGGATCCAGCGGGGGATCAGGCGGTTCGCGGATCTCAACGTGGTGCTCCTCATCGCGCTGATGGTCGTTACCCTTGCGTTCGGCCCCCTCTCGTTCCTGTTCAACCTCGGCACGCAGGCGCTGCAGGGCTACGCGGCCGACTACGTCGGGATGAGCCTGTTCTTCGGCCCCGGGAGCGAGGCCACGAACTGGCTCGGCTCGTGGACGCTGTTCTTCTGGCCGTGGTGGCTCACGTTCGCGCCGATGGTGGGCATCTTCATGGCGCGGATCTCCCGCGGCCGGACGCTCCGACAGCTCGTCTTCGCGGGGCTGGTCGGCTCGTTCGGCCTGACCGTCCCGTGGTACGTGGCCACGGGCGGGTCCGCGCTCTGGGTGCAGTCGTCGGGCGCCGCCGACCTCCTGGGGGTGTACTCGGACGCCGGCCTGGAGGCCGTCGGATTCGCCCTGTTCGAACAGCTCCTTCCGTACCCGGGCGCCTTCTCGGCGCTCCTGCTGCTGCTCGTCGTGAGCTTCCTGATCACGACGCTCGACTCGTCGACGCTGAGCATCGCGATGATGGTCACCAGGGACACCGAATCCCCCTCGACGCTCAACCGCGTCGTCTGGGGGCTGATGATGGTGTTTCTCACCGTCTCGCTCGGCTTCGCCGGGGGGCTCCCGGTCCTCCAGACGTTCACCGTCCTCGTCGGACTCCCCACGGCGATCATGTGCGTGATCGCCATGGTCGGGATGGTCGTCGAACTCGAACGGCACGCCCCCGTGCTGGTCGGCGACTCCGCCGAGTCGGCCGACTCGCCCGAGTCCGGCCAGTCGACCGCCGTCCGCGAGCGACTGCGGAACCGGCGGAACGTGGAGTACTCGTCCGACGACTGA
- a CDS encoding Zn-dependent oxidoreductase yields MSRNGPEPEVACTLTEEERSERSEAVQRLLVSQYVGYEEREDGVSVRFDGTDESLRAVARFTADELRCCSFAEFNITVSPPYEETVLTVTGPEGTRRMFRDEFVERLEDEAA; encoded by the coding sequence ATGAGCCGGAACGGCCCGGAACCCGAGGTTGCGTGTACGCTGACCGAGGAGGAGAGATCGGAACGATCGGAAGCGGTCCAACGATTACTCGTCTCCCAGTACGTGGGATACGAGGAACGCGAAGACGGTGTGAGCGTACGGTTCGACGGAACGGACGAGTCCCTCCGGGCGGTCGCCCGGTTCACCGCGGACGAGTTGCGGTGCTGTTCGTTCGCGGAATTCAACATCACCGTGTCGCCCCCATACGAAGAGACGGTCCTGACTGTCACGGGCCCCGAAGGGACGCGACGGATGTTCCGTGACGAATTCGTCGAACGACTAGAGGACGAGGCAGCGTGA
- a CDS encoding DUF362 domain-containing protein has protein sequence MDTDPSRRSLAVPEERVQDACGETPLPELGLIEQVWETDPIPREAIADRASDAFGSLPLEDVPDGGEIALGVGSRGIANLGTIVAGVVEGAQDRGYDPFVFPAMGSHGGATAEGQREMLADLGVSESTVDCEIRSGMDVAEVGRTADRDVPVVADANAVAADAIVPINRVKPHTDFDGTVESGLSKMLVIGMGKQRGAKIAHDWAVDWSLRNMIPEITEQLLAQLPVVGGIAILEDQRDDTALVEGVPPEGFLDREAELLETAYDVMPKIPFRELDVLVLDSQGKDVSGQGMDTNVIGRRPFAIQEPEPDSPDVKRIYTRGLTETTHGNAMGMGSADFVHADLLEGIDMPTTLINALTASTTRGVRLPPAVETDRAGLVAALSTIGIVDPETVRVLRAADTMHLQRLYASTALVEEARDRDDLRVVEEPAPIGFESGDFAAPSPHEVE, from the coding sequence ATGGATACGGACCCATCGAGGCGTTCGCTCGCAGTCCCCGAGGAGCGAGTTCAGGATGCGTGTGGCGAAACTCCCCTGCCGGAACTGGGTCTCATCGAGCAGGTGTGGGAGACGGACCCGATTCCGCGCGAGGCCATCGCCGATCGCGCGTCGGACGCCTTCGGGTCGCTCCCGCTCGAGGACGTCCCCGACGGCGGCGAGATCGCGCTCGGCGTCGGGAGCCGCGGGATCGCGAACCTCGGAACGATCGTCGCCGGCGTCGTCGAGGGCGCCCAGGATCGCGGGTACGACCCGTTCGTGTTCCCGGCGATGGGGAGCCACGGCGGCGCCACGGCCGAGGGCCAGCGCGAGATGCTGGCGGACCTGGGCGTGTCGGAGTCGACCGTGGACTGTGAGATCCGGTCGGGCATGGACGTCGCCGAGGTGGGACGGACCGCCGACCGCGACGTCCCGGTCGTCGCGGACGCGAACGCCGTCGCGGCCGACGCCATCGTCCCGATCAACCGGGTCAAACCCCACACAGACTTCGACGGCACCGTCGAGAGCGGCCTCTCGAAGATGCTGGTGATCGGGATGGGGAAACAGCGCGGCGCGAAGATCGCCCACGACTGGGCGGTCGACTGGTCGCTCCGGAACATGATCCCCGAGATCACCGAACAACTGCTCGCCCAACTCCCCGTCGTCGGCGGGATCGCGATCCTGGAAGACCAGCGCGACGACACCGCGCTCGTCGAAGGCGTCCCGCCGGAGGGGTTCCTCGACCGCGAGGCGGAACTGCTCGAGACGGCCTACGACGTCATGCCGAAGATACCGTTCCGGGAACTCGACGTGCTCGTTCTCGATTCCCAGGGGAAGGACGTCAGCGGCCAGGGGATGGACACGAACGTCATCGGCAGGCGACCGTTCGCGATCCAGGAACCGGAACCGGACTCGCCCGACGTCAAACGCATCTACACACGCGGGCTGACCGAGACGACGCACGGAAATGCGATGGGGATGGGCTCGGCGGACTTCGTCCACGCGGACCTCCTCGAGGGGATCGACATGCCGACGACGCTCATCAACGCGCTGACGGCGAGCACGACGCGGGGCGTCCGTCTCCCGCCGGCCGTCGAGACCGACCGCGCTGGCCTCGTCGCGGCGCTGTCGACCATCGGGATCGTCGACCCGGAGACGGTCCGCGTTCTCCGTGCGGCCGACACCATGCACCTCCAGCGGCTCTACGCGTCGACGGCCCTCGTGGAGGAGGCACGCGACCGTGACGACCTCCGGGTCGTCGAGGAACCCGCTCCGATCGGCTTCGAATCGGGCGATTTCGCGGCCCCGTCCCCTCACGAGGTCGAGTGA
- a CDS encoding arsenic resistance protein yields the protein MSMREWLQRRQIAIYAASVALAVGFGVGLPSAAPLFERVITPVLAVLLYVTFLEIPFTKFRRAFTNARFMAAALGMNFLVVPAVVYALTRFLPQEPAILVGAFMVLLTPCIDYVIAFTDLAGGNAEQVTAATPALLLVQFLLLPVYLWLFMGARVADVIRAGPFIEAFLLLIALPLTLAWLTEVWADGSDTGRRLQDAMGWLPVPMMGATLLVVIASQLPRVEDSIGRIAAVVPVYVVFLIIMPLLGRLAAGLFRMNVGEARAFVFTSVTRNSLVVLPLALALPDGYRLVPAVVVTQTLVELVGMVVLTRAVPLWLLSNDPTSLSAPYA from the coding sequence ATGAGCATGAGGGAGTGGCTCCAACGACGCCAGATCGCCATCTACGCCGCAAGCGTTGCCCTCGCCGTTGGATTCGGAGTCGGTCTTCCTTCGGCCGCACCGCTGTTCGAGCGGGTAATCACCCCCGTGCTGGCGGTCCTCCTGTACGTCACCTTTCTCGAGATCCCCTTCACGAAGTTTCGTCGCGCGTTCACGAACGCTCGGTTCATGGCTGCCGCGCTCGGGATGAACTTCCTCGTCGTCCCGGCCGTCGTCTACGCGCTCACTCGATTCCTCCCGCAGGAGCCGGCCATCCTCGTCGGGGCGTTCATGGTGCTGCTGACTCCGTGCATCGACTACGTCATCGCCTTCACCGATCTCGCGGGGGGTAACGCCGAGCAGGTCACCGCTGCGACGCCAGCGCTCCTGCTCGTCCAGTTCCTCCTGCTTCCGGTGTACCTGTGGCTGTTCATGGGCGCACGAGTAGCGGACGTCATCAGGGCGGGTCCGTTCATCGAGGCGTTCCTGCTTCTCATCGCGCTCCCGTTGACGCTCGCGTGGCTCACCGAGGTGTGGGCGGACGGCTCCGATACCGGGCGTCGATTGCAGGACGCGATGGGCTGGCTTCCCGTGCCGATGATGGGCGCGACGCTTCTGGTCGTTATCGCCTCCCAACTTCCCCGAGTCGAGGATTCGATCGGACGGATCGCTGCCGTCGTCCCCGTCTACGTCGTGTTCCTCATCATCATGCCCCTGTTGGGACGACTTGCCGCCGGACTATTCCGGATGAACGTCGGTGAGGCCCGTGCGTTCGTGTTCACCTCAGTGACGCGGAACTCGCTCGTCGTCCTCCCGTTGGCGCTCGCGCTGCCGGATGGCTACCGATTGGTCCCCGCGGTCGTCGTCACGCAGACGCTCGTCGAACTGGTTGGGATGGTCGTTCTGACGCGGGCGGTGCCGCTGTGGCTCCTATCGAACGATCCGACGTCGCTCTCGGCTCCATACGCGTAG